The window GGATTTTCCTCTATGAATAGGCATTCCATCCGTCGCGCGGCCACCCGCGCCACTCTGACCAGCTCGGTCTCTGCTGCCACTGTAGCACCCAAGTCGCAGACCATCTCGTCCGCTCTGCGTGCCCTCAACGCCACCACAGTCTCTGCCAGATAtttctccttcgccgccccCAAGGCCTTCTCCCGTTCCGCCGCGTCTCGCTACGAACGTCAAGAGCGTGGGGGTGGGGGTTACAAAAAGCCGTACGAAAAGAGAGTTTCGCGCGTGGACCCCAGCGAgcacgtcgtcttcgtccagAACTACTCGTTCGACGTCAAGCCCGACGATCTGACCGAAGCGTTCTCCAAGTATGGCGAGGTTGTTGGCGTGTCAATGCCGCCCAAGAAGACGTAAGTCTGTTCCCGTTGTACTTCGCGCATTCAAGGTGGAGCGCCGATTCGCCATATGCGAATGCTCACCCCCATCCcgcagaggaagaggacggcTATCACATTTCCTGCCCGTCATCCAGGGGCTAATACATTCTCCACTTGTACAGTTACTGCTTTGTCTACTTCAAGGACCTTGAGTCGTCTGTCTCCGCCGTTGAGAACGTCAACGGCACCTTCTGGCACGGCCGCCGCATTGTCGCCAAGCTACGCAGCGACCGTCCCGAACGTCCCGAAGCTGGCGACCGCCCCCGGCCCGAGCGACGAAGCAAGGAGAGGCCGCAACGCAACGGCCCGTACGCGGGCCCGCCGACCCAGACGCTTTATGTCGGCAACATCTCATTCGAGGCTTCGGACGCGGACCTGAACAATCTCTTTGCGACGCTCAAGGATGTCAAGGACGTGCGTGTCGCCGTGGACCGCGCGACGGGCTGGCCGCGCGGCTTCGCCCATGCCGACTTTGCCAGcgtcgaggctgccaaggCGGGCAAGGAGGCGCTCGCCGGTGTCCAGCTTGGCGGCCGCGAGCTCAAGATCTCGTACGCGCCAGTCAAAGACGAGCACTCCATCATCCGCGATGGAGGCAACAGCTCAGGCGACCGCTACAACTCGCAGAGTCAGGTTGAGGAGCGCATCGAGGCGGAGcacgagcaggccgaggaggcaCAGAAGGACCAGAAGCCCGAGGCTGGCAAGCAGGACATCAACTGGAACGCTTGAGCTCCGCGTGTCTCATAGACGGGAGAAGAGAGGTCGAGTCTGGTGtacgagatgatggaggctGACCCGACGCTTTTCCCTCTTTGTTTTCCCCTCCTTCGGAATTCTATGTTTTTATCTACTGTACTACTTTTATTTCCCCACAACCCACGGGCGAGCCGATGGCGACACGGAAGCAGGAATGGCGAGGCTTGCTCACGAAGTGGTACGAACCAAGAAAAGACGAAAGGCACGAACAAGTGGTGAACCTGGACTGGATGAAAAATAACACAAAGGGAATGTGCCGAACAAGGCGTTGTATAATATGAAACTTATAGATGAAAAGCATCCACGATGACGGTGTGCTTtcttttgtcttcttctctccaTAAAAAGCGCTTCATGTCTATAGATTTCCGTTGTCTCCCATTTCAGCCTTTCGGTTCTGCTTCCCTGTGTTTCGCTCTCAATAAACATCCACCCGGATTTGCGTGGCTTCGGCTTGGCTGTTTGCCTTCCCAATATAAGTACATGCACAATAAGCCAGGGACGGAGACCGAGCGAGTCTCCCGGTCGGCATGGGAAACCTAATTTAAAGTGTACAAAACCAGCCAGACAGCCAGACGGCGAGATAGCTCCTTCAAAGCAgcactgactgactggccgccggcctgaGGTGACATGAGGCTACCGCTTTGCCGTCAGAGATTCGGTGGTTGTGATGGATCCCGGCACCCGGCCATTCCTCTCTGCTCCCGTTTTTCTTCCCGTGTTTCGGCATGATCGATAATGGCCAATTGCGAATCCATCCAACAACCCGCCCCcccggcggcctcggtgcTTTAGGCAAagcttcttccttctccctctccaccAAAGCACAACAGCCCCGGCCCGTCCGACGTCGTGTCCAGCTTcctgccccccctctccctaTACAACGGGATCTTTTTGTATTCCATGAATGGAGGCGAAGCCAGGCCCGCCGTTTGAGAAGGCATCCCGCAAGCTCGTGAACCAGTTGACCCTCTCTGTCCCCAGCGTCGCATCTGTTTGGGCCCCGGCCTCCCTCTCTGTGGATAGTGTCAGCGACTCCACCCAAGCCGTCCGCCCCTATCTTCCCCTGTCGTCGAGTTTTTCATCTCTCTCCAGTCCGTCATATGACGAATACGTGATTGGCCTACTGATAGAATGGTTAGCACACTAGTTTGTAGTGGGTCGGTCGGCCTGCCGCATATGGGTCCCCCCGGTCACTGCGGACGATCACACCGGCTGGTCGATGGAAGCTGTTCCGTACATACCAGGGGGAAATTTCTGCAACAAAATCGGTGGGCACAGCAAAAGATTATGACCAGCCTGGGGGTCGAACCCAGAATCTCCTGATTGCACGATAAATCGTAGTCAGACGCCTTGCCATTGGGCCAACCGGCCTCTTGTTCCTCGAGAGAATTGAGCTAGCTTAATGGTTACGGAAAGGAGATAGTTTGTCAATGGAGACAGCCTCGCAGCTCAAGGTCCACACCCGCTACAACCGGCCGAGGGCAGAACCACAGCCAGAGAAGGATCAAAAGCGTGTTGGGTGGGTTTCTGGATTTATTTGCTTGATCATTTTGCTACGCTTGTCATCTCTTACTTTTGACATTTTCCCGAATTACCATGGTATCAAGTTGAAAAGTAAAGAAAGGGAGGTCTCCGTCTCTCAAGTGATGGAAGGGGCTAAGGACATAGCCAGAGCTTCGTTCAGTACTATTCACCACCTAGCTGTTTTCGTCTATCTTGGCTCAACACTCACCAGTCTCGATTACCCGCCACCTcacttttccccctctccgGTGTCTGCTCCCTCAAACCTCAGCAAAACCTATTCCAGACCTCCTTCATGCCCGCCTGGTCTCTCGTCGTAACCGCCAAGCACACAGTCGTGGCGTTGCCCAGCCCTTCGCCTTTTCTGTCAATGACTAGGTATCTGGCCAAGCCTTCTTGATTGCATGTTGTGTAGGGTTTCTAGTATGCTTCGGCATCTCCGTAAGTCATGCCCAGTAGCCAGTATTTCAGAGCCTGCATCCCTGAGCCCAAAGGATGTCCGCTGTTAGGCGTGAAAAAGTGGTCGGCCCGtggagcggcggcgggatgtTGTCCACTCCTCTGCTGCACTCCGAGTGCATCAGGATCAAGGTCTTATGAGCAGGGGGTTCGCCATTCTCAGAAAGGAAGCCTAGTAAGGTATAAGACTTTGGCCTTGTCGCCAGTGAAAAGAGCACTAGCGTGGATCACGGGGTGAAGCTGTTCTTATTGTAAACCAGCTAGTTCTGCCTCATGCTTGCTAATGGTACATAAGAATCACTCCACGACTGAACAACTCTCTCAAACGGTATAAAGGCAGCAAAGCTATGCCTGCTGTGTATTCCTATTCAATGCGCCGCCGTTCCGCGAATTGTCACAACAGTGCAGGTTTGCAGCATCTTCATAATAGGCGTCGTCTCAtgttttcttttccagcCACCCATCCATGTGAAATTCGCGAGTTCGGCGCACCCAGGTTCACCTCTCCTTCCACACCCTGCGCCACCTAGAAGTCGAACTCGTTTCTGAATATCTCGGGATCGACACCAGCAACCGTCTTTTCGGCCAAGTCCCGACGTCCCATTTGTGTAAATACCCTTCTCAAGGTGTCGTAGAGTGTCGTACTGCGATTCTGCGCTGTCATGCGGTCAATCTGTTCGTCGAGTTGAGCTGTGTTGGTACCACCGCGCGAGCTCTCGCCACTGCCCAGAATCTCGTATGCCATGCTGCGACCGCTCTTCTCAATAGCTTTATGCATGTTGAGCGCCGCGAGAAAGTGTGACGCAGCCTCGGCGTGGCATCCAATGTTAATGCAGCTAACACCAAGATTGTAGCGAGCGCGCACAAAGTTAGGGTGGATGCTCAATGCCTTCTCGTACGCAGCGATGGCTTCCTCAGAGCGACCAGAGTTGGCGAGGGTAGCGCCTAGGCGGTTCCAGAGCAGATGCAGCTGCTCTTGCTGGTTCGAGGTTCCAAGCTCCGACGAGTGAAGAGCTGCCGTGAAACAGTCAACGGCCTTGTCATactcctcggcgccgtagAACAgaacgccaaggccaacctGGACGTCGGGATCCATGTGTTCACCATCCGGGCTGAGCTGTGCCGCCTTGATGAACAGGCCGGTAACCTTGTCATGCAGTTGTTGGCGGTCGGTAAATCCCATCTCGGCCATAGGGTGCAGGTCCGTCGGTGCGATAATGTTCGGATATTTGACCGACAGCCAGCGTTCGAGCGTCCGGTAGGCGGTGCTATCGTATCCCTCGTTGGTGTAAGAGACGGCCAAGCCCATGAGGGCAGCCAAGTTGTTCGGGTCTTGCTTGAGAGCTTGCTCCAGC is drawn from Colletotrichum destructivum chromosome 6, complete sequence and contains these coding sequences:
- a CDS encoding Putative RNA recognition motif domain, nucleotide-binding alpha-beta plait domain superfamily, with translation MNKKLIRGFSSMNRHSIRRAATRATLTSSVSAATVAPKSQTISSALRALNATTVSARYFSFAAPKAFSRSAASRYERQERGGGGYKKPYEKRVSRVDPSEHVVFVQNYSFDVKPDDLTEAFSKYGEVVGVSMPPKKTYCFVYFKDLESSVSAVENVNGTFWHGRRIVAKLRSDRPERPEAGDRPRPERRSKERPQRNGPYAGPPTQTLYVGNISFEASDADLNNLFATLKDVKDVRVAVDRATGWPRGFAHADFASVEAAKAGKEALAGVQLGGRELKISYAPVKDEHSIIRDGGNSSGDRYNSQSQVEERIEAEHEQAEEAQKDQKPEAGKQDINWNA